A single region of the Nostoc cf. commune SO-36 genome encodes:
- a CDS encoding Nif11-like leader peptide family natural product precursor, protein MNESLDAAKSKLQVMEFFAAALQDKVLLDRLMQAMGAKDKAAIITMAAERGYNFSQESLHQGLTKIFHLITPIMQEQNLAVSEEID, encoded by the coding sequence ATGAATGAGTCACTAGATGCTGCTAAAAGCAAACTACAAGTTATGGAATTTTTTGCAGCAGCCCTCCAAGATAAAGTATTGTTAGACCGATTGATGCAAGCAATGGGTGCGAAAGATAAGGCTGCAATCATAACTATGGCTGCTGAACGTGGCTATAACTTCTCTCAAGAATCATTGCACCAGGGGCTAACGAAGATATTCCATTTGATTACCCCAATCATGCAAGAGCAAAACTTAGCCGTGTCTGAAGAAATTGATTAA
- a CDS encoding HNH endonuclease: MITTGQIVRNQIPLSAELIATFLKLWSHLEPVRKPDIGLPFYHLTSDGFWYFEMKLGFESLIAAKVKIRTPSTIRQTVEYAYLDDELWSLLQNPQDRTVLTHTLINSWFNERTQDIESLLQVNAFAELQDQLQRSGGKVYQPEELEDEQAVIVRDGAFRKIVVSTYNQRCAFCGLQVLDSLGQNIVDGSHIKPFSQFYDDRIDNGLSLCKNHHWAFDRFWFTINDDYTIIVADNLREDSPNAKPMREFRGDRIILPSQQQYYPRVDAMRWHRQEFLKRSA; the protein is encoded by the coding sequence ATGATAACTACTGGGCAAATAGTGAGAAACCAAATTCCTCTATCTGCTGAACTCATCGCCACATTTCTCAAACTGTGGAGCCACCTGGAGCCAGTACGCAAGCCTGATATAGGCTTACCTTTTTACCATCTCACCAGTGACGGTTTCTGGTATTTTGAGATGAAACTGGGGTTTGAATCATTGATTGCTGCCAAGGTGAAAATCAGAACTCCCAGTACCATTAGGCAAACTGTAGAGTATGCTTACCTTGATGATGAACTCTGGTCACTGCTGCAAAATCCCCAGGACAGGACTGTACTAACCCACACACTCATTAATTCGTGGTTTAACGAGCGTACACAGGATATCGAGTCATTATTGCAAGTCAACGCCTTTGCTGAACTACAAGACCAGTTGCAACGCTCCGGCGGTAAGGTCTACCAGCCAGAGGAATTAGAAGATGAGCAAGCTGTAATTGTGCGAGATGGTGCGTTCCGTAAAATTGTAGTTTCAACTTACAACCAACGCTGCGCGTTTTGCGGTTTGCAAGTGCTGGACTCACTAGGACAGAACATTGTGGATGGGTCACACATCAAACCTTTCTCCCAGTTTTACGATGACCGCATTGATAACGGGCTGTCACTGTGCAAAAATCATCACTGGGCATTTGACCGCTTTTGGTTCACTATCAATGACGATTACACCATTATTGTTGCTGACAACCTGCGGGAAGATTCACCCAACGCCAAGCCGATGCGAGAATTTAGGGGCGATCGCATTATCTTACCAAGCCAACAACAGTATTATCCTAGAGTTGATGCAATGAGATGGCATCGCCAGGAGTTCTTAAAGCGCAGCGCATGA
- a CDS encoding HNH endonuclease domain-containing protein: MSSGSKIISTILKHDTKATSYKIALLRAINDVVLSFPDLRNRKADVAVPLRLLAQFWVAYYWPFVKPSEPILQGQRTTLNGQLRNDMSFRPELERLRCEWESIVGGTSSPSDGFFLINELRVPRKYQAYSKLLLQAYQAALTAISKAIEMPVRYAGFGHWSVFDKPLKYAELSTPVVAIPGTKAEDKCLIIQAELWQTFGEMSLWIEALCIHEWCLFTEKVEQENHLKVHRGCIYQLLTDRLDNRRPLSWERNHVDVLLMEGTEFVCPWTQKHISYGIRYDLDHLLPVSLYPINELWNLVPADPNFNSHIKRDRLPSQEKLQMAQPYLELAYRNYSKSGSLSLALKEDVAVRFYTVFDDTASFPGVLSTAVVDLINIFAESRNLARF, encoded by the coding sequence ATGTCATCGGGAAGCAAAATCATCAGTACAATTCTCAAGCACGATACAAAAGCTACAAGCTACAAAATTGCCTTGCTGCGTGCGATTAATGATGTGGTTCTCAGCTTCCCCGATTTGCGGAACCGAAAAGCAGACGTAGCAGTTCCTTTGCGTTTACTAGCACAGTTTTGGGTGGCTTACTATTGGCCATTTGTCAAACCGAGCGAACCTATCTTGCAAGGGCAACGAACAACACTGAACGGTCAATTGCGAAATGATATGTCGTTTCGCCCTGAGTTAGAGAGACTACGGTGTGAATGGGAATCAATTGTGGGCGGAACCTCAAGCCCTAGCGATGGCTTTTTCCTCATTAACGAGCTGAGAGTTCCGCGAAAATATCAAGCCTACTCCAAACTGTTACTTCAAGCTTACCAAGCTGCCCTCACTGCCATTAGCAAGGCAATTGAAATGCCTGTTAGATATGCAGGGTTTGGTCACTGGAGTGTGTTTGATAAACCCTTAAAGTATGCAGAACTTAGCACTCCAGTTGTAGCAATTCCAGGTACTAAAGCAGAAGATAAATGCTTAATAATTCAAGCCGAACTCTGGCAAACTTTTGGGGAGATGTCATTGTGGATTGAGGCACTTTGTATTCATGAATGGTGCTTGTTTACAGAGAAAGTCGAACAAGAAAATCATCTTAAAGTTCATCGAGGTTGTATTTATCAGCTGCTAACAGATAGACTAGACAACCGCAGACCTTTGAGTTGGGAACGCAACCATGTTGATGTACTCTTGATGGAAGGAACAGAGTTTGTTTGCCCGTGGACACAAAAGCACATTTCTTATGGCATTAGGTACGATTTAGACCACCTTTTACCAGTGTCGCTTTACCCGATTAACGAACTTTGGAACTTAGTACCTGCTGACCCTAATTTTAATTCCCACATCAAGCGCGATCGCCTTCCTTCCCAGGAAAAATTACAGATGGCTCAACCTTATTTAGAGTTAGCTTACAGAAACTACAGTAAATCTGGTTCGCTCTCGCTAGCACTTAAAGAGGATGTGGCTGTCAGATTTTATACTGTTTTTGATGATACCGCTTCTTTCCCTGGTGTACTATCAACTGCTGTTGTTGACCTCATTAATATCTTTGCTGAGTCTCGCAATCTAGCTCGGTTTTGA